One segment of Brassica napus cultivar Da-Ae chromosome C3, Da-Ae, whole genome shotgun sequence DNA contains the following:
- the LOC106347931 gene encoding photosystem I reaction center subunit N, chloroplastic — translation MAAMNSSVLTCSYAISGAGSVELNQKVGLVSSSVGFGQKKQTVPVIKAQRVGGDDVDGSSGRRSAMVFLAATLFSSAAVSASANASVFDEYLEKSKANKELNDKKRLATSGANFARAFTVQFGSCKFPENFTGCQDLAKQKKVPFISEDLALECEGKDKFKCGSNVFWKW, via the exons ATGGCAGCCATGAACTCAAGTGTTCTCACCTGCAGCTACGCAATCTCTGGTGCTGGATCAGTAGAGCTAAACCAGAAAGTGGGTTTGGTGAGTTCATCAGTTGGGTTTGGTCAGAAGAAACAGACGGTTCCTGTGATCAAAGCTCAAAGAGTTGGAGGTGATGATGTTGATGGGTCTAGTGGAAGAAGATCAGCCATGGTGTTCTTAGCGGCTACACTCTTCTCATCTGCTGCTGTGTCTGCTTCTGCTAATGCTAGCGTCTTCGATGAATACCTCGAGAAGAGCAAAGCCAACAAA gAACTGAATGATAAGAAGAGATTGGCAACAAGTGGAGCAAACTTTGCGAGAGCGTTCACTGTCCAATTCGGAAGCTGCAAGTTCCCTGAGAATTTCACTGGTTGCCAAGATCTTGCCAAGCAAAAG AAAGTCCCATTTATCTCTGAAGATTTGGCGTTGGAATGTGAAGGCAAAGACAAGTTCAAGTGTGGTTCCAATGTTTTCTGGAAATGGTGA
- the LOC106347911 gene encoding probable methyltransferase PMT26, translating into MAQVRYTRLDNRRPSSNYCSTVTVVVFVALCLVGIWMMTSSYVGPAQNVDEVSLDTKDGIKKQMTPPAEEGNVQKSEDSAGETPNEEKKGDGDASFPEVDESSSKQDDQEEKKEEKIKEEPISSGDESSSKQEDQEEKKEENTKEEPTSSGDESASKQGDQEEKKDEKTKEESTSSGDESSTKQEEQEERKEETASSGETKSETEGGENKNDDSKSENGFDGNDLGEKKDLKDHPDEENPESKSENGFDGSDLGEKEDLKDHPDEENPDSNDKQTKPETEDNESGENQKKTTADESEKKSSDDDTEAKGDKETKTGNEGAETKTEKESTETIVEQEKSIPKNGTSGDLSPPGTQLELLNETTAQNGSFTTQATESKNEKEAQKGSGDQVDFKWTLCNTTAGPDYIPCLDNVQAIKSLKTTKHYEHRERHCPDTPPTCLVPLPEGYKRPIEWPKSREKIWYTNVPHTKLAEYKGHQNWVKVTGEFLTFPGGGTQFKHGALHYIDFIQESVPDISWGKRSRVVLDVGCGVASFGGFLFDRDVTTMSLAPKDEHEAQVQFALERGIPAISAVMGTTRLPFPGRVFDIVHCARCRVPWHIEGGKLLLELNRVLRPGGFFVWSATPVYQKKTEDVEIWEAMTELTKKMCWELISINKDKINGVGVATYKKPTSNECYKSRSEQQPPICADSDDPNASWKVPLEACMHTAPEDTTQRGSQWPEQWPARLEKPPFWLSSSQTGVYGKAAPDDFSADYEHWKRVVTKSYLNGLGINWASVRNVMDMKAVYGGFAAALRDLKVWVMNVVPIDSPDTLAIIYERGLFGIYHDWCESFSTYPRSYDLVHADHLLSKLKQRCNLTAVIAEVDRVLRPEGKLIVRDDAKTVQEVEAMVKAMKWEVHMTYSKGKEGLLSVQKSIWRPEDVQTLTYAIAA; encoded by the exons ATGGCACAAGTAAGGTACACTAGGTTAGATAACAGGAGGCCCTCCTCAAACTATTGTTCTACAGTGACTGTTGTTGTGTTTGTGGCCCTATGCTTAGTCGGGATCTGGATGATGACATCCTCCTATGTTGGACCCGCTCAGAATGTTGATGAGGTTTCTCTTGACACCAAAGATGGGATAAAGAAACAGATGACCCCACCTGCGGAGGAGGGCAATGTCCAGAAGTCTGAAGACTCAGCTGGTGAAACACCTAATGAGGAGAAAAAAGGAGATGGTGATGCAAGCTTTCCTGAAGTTGATGAAAGTTCGAGCAAACAAGATGaccaggaagagaagaaagaagagaaaattaAAGAGGAGCCTATTTCATCTGGTGATGAGAGCTCGAGCAAACAAGAGGAtcaggaagagaagaaagaagagaacacTAAAGAGGAGCCTACTTCATCTGGTGATGAGAGCGCGAGTAAACAAGGGGaccaagaagagaagaaagacgaGAAAACTAAAGAAGAGTCTACTTCATCTGGTGATGAGAGTTCGACCAAACAAGAGGAGCAGGAAGAGAGGAAAGAAGAGACTGCTTCATCTGGCGAGACAAAAAGTGAGACCGAGGGTGGGGAAAATAAAAACGATGACTCCAAGTCAGAGAATGGTTTTGATGGAAATGATTTGGGTGAGAAAAAAGATTTGAAAGACCACCCAGATGAAGAAAATCCTGAGTCCAAGTCAGAGAATGGTTTTGATGGAAGTGATTTGGGTGAGAAAGAAGATTTGAAAGACCACCCAGATGAAGAAAATCCTGACTCCAATGATAAGCAAACCAAACCCGAAACGGAGGACAACGAGTCTGgtgaaaaccaaaagaaaactaCAGCTGATGAAAGTGAGAAAAAGTCCAGTGATGATGATACAGAGGCAAAGGGTGATAAAGAAACCAAAACAGGCAATGAAGGTGCTGAAACGAAGACCGAGAAGGAAAGCACCGAGACAATTGTAGAGCAAGAGAAGAGTATACCTAAAAACGGGACATCAGGGGATCTTTCGCCTCCTGGGACACAGTTAGAGCTACTGAATGAAACTACCGCACAAAATGGTTCTTTCACAACCCAGGCAACGGAGTCCAAAAATGAGAAAGAAGCTCAGAAGGGTTCTGGTGATCAAGTTGATTTCAAATGGACACTCTGCAATACAACTGCCGGACCGGATTACATTCCCTGTCTCGATAATGTGCAAGCCATTAAGAGTCTTAAGACTACTAAACATTATGAGCATCGTGAGAGGCATTGCCCAGACACCCCACCCACCTGCCTTGTTCCTTTGCCTGAAGGATACAAGCGCCCAATTGAGTGGCCCAAAAGTCGAGAAAAG ATTTGGTACACTAACGTCCCTCATACCAAGCTTGCTGAGTATAAGGGGCATCAAAATTGGGTTAAAGTTACCGGAGAGTTTCTAACTTTCCCTGGAGGAGGAACCCAATTCAAGCATGGTGCTCTTCATTACATCGATTTCATACAGGAG TCTGTCCCTGATATTTCTTGGGGTAAACGCTCTCGCGTGGTCTTGGATGTTGGATGTGGTGTTGCAAGCTTTGGTGGTTTCCTCTTTGACAGAGACGTGACCACCATGTCCCTTGCGCCTAAAGATGAACATGAAGCTCAAGTGCAATTTGCTCTTGAGAGAGGCATTCCCGCCATTTCTGCGGTGATGGGCACTACAAGGCTACCTTTCCCTGGCAGAGTCTTTGACATTGTTCACTGTGCTCGCTGTAGAGTGCCATGGCACATAGAAG GTGGAAAACTCCTTCTGGAGCTTAATCGTGTATTGAGACCCGGTGGCTTCTTTGTGTGGTCTGCTACTCCAGTTTATCAGAAGAAGACCGAAGATGTTGAAATATGGGAAG CTATGACTGAACTCACTAAGAAAATGTGTTGGGAACTCATATCCATCAACAAGGACAAAATCAACGGAGTTGGTGTAGCTACTTACAAAAAGCCTACTTCAAACGAATGCTACAAAAGCAGATCAGAACAACAACCTCCGATATGTGCGGACTCTGATGACCCGAACGCATCTTG GAAGGTGCCACTTGAAGCATGCATGCACACAGCACCAGAAGACACAACGCAGCGTGGATCTCAGTGGCCCGAGCAATGGCCAGCGAGATTAGAGAAACCACCATTCTGGTTATCAAGTTCCCAAACCGGAGTTTATGGAAAAGCAGCACCAGATGATTTCAGCGCTGATTATGAGCACTGGAAACGTGTAGTCACCAAATCATACCTTAATGGTTTAGGAATTAACTGGGCATCTGTTAGAAATGTCATGGACATGAAAGCCGTTTATGGAGG ATTTGCAGCGGCTCTAAGAGACTTGAAAGTGTGGGTGATGAATGTGGTTCCAATAGATTCACCAGACACACTAGCTATAATCTATGAACGAGGACTCTTCGGTATCTACCACGACTGGTGTGAATCTTTCAGCACTTATCCGAGATCATACGATCTTGTTCACGCCGACCATCTTTTGTCCAAACTCAAGCAAAG GTGCAATCTAACGGCGGTTATTGCGGAAGTGGATCGGGTTCTGAGACCGGAAGGGAAACTAATAGTCCGAGACGATGCAAAAACCGTACAAGAAGTGGAAGCAATGGTGAAAGCAATGAAATGGGAAGTTCATATGACTTACTCTAAAGGCAAAGAAGGTTTGCTTTCTGTTCAGAAATCAATTTGGCGACCCGAAGATGTACAAACTCTCACTTACGCTATTGCCGCTTGA
- the LOC106347945 gene encoding protein trichome birefringence-like 14 isoform X2, which translates to MLGGKSYILRGSVSLALVILILFMITLLVSEDNPLHTSLFDVKRQFTASSSSSVCNFAKGRWVKDRNRPLYSGFECKQWLSTMWSCRVMGRPDFSFEGYRWQPQGCNTPNFDRFTFFNRMQNKTIAFIGDSLGRQQFQSLMCMATGGEESPEVQNVGWEYGLVKPKGAIRPDGWAYRFPTTNTTILYYWSASLSDLVPMNNTDPPHLTAMHLDRPPAFMRNYLHRFDVLVLNTGHHWNRGKIEGNHWVMHVNGTQVEGEFLKDIKDAKDFTIRSVAKWLDAQLPLHPRLKAFFRTISPRHFRNGDWNTGGNCNNTVPLSRGSEITGDDYGSVDTAVESSVNGTRIKILDVTALSELRDEAHISGSKLKPRKPKKVSNVTSTTPIVNDCLHWCLPGIPDTWNELFIAQI; encoded by the exons ATGCTTGGTGGGAAAAGTTACATACTCAGAGGCAGTGTATCACTTGCCTTAGTCATCCTCATCCTTTTCATGATAACCCTCCTGGTCTCCGAGGATAACCCGCTTCACACTTCTCTCTTTGATGTGAAACGTCAAttcacagcttcttcttcttc ttcagtttGTAACTTTGCAAAGGGGAGATGGGTTAAAGACAGGAACCGACCATTGTATTCTGGTTTTGAATGTAAACAGTGGTTGTCAACCATGTGGTCTTGTAGAGTAATGGGCAGACCAGATTTCTCATTTGAGGGTTACAGGTGGCAACCGCAAGGTTGCAACACGCCTAACTTTGATAGATTCACCTTCTTTAATAG gATGCAGAATAAGACGATAGCATTTATAGGAGACTCGTTGGGACGGCAACAGTTTCAGTCTCTCATGTGTATGGCCACGGGTGGTGAAGAGAGCCCAGAGGTTCAGAACGTGGGATGGGAGTACGGTTTGGTGAAACCCAAAGGAGCCATTCGTCCTGATGGTTGGGCTTATCGGTTCCCCACCACAAACACAACCATCTTATACTACTGGTCAGCTAGTTTATCTGATTTAGTACCCATGAACAACACTGATCCACCTCATCTCACTGCAATGCATCTTGACCGTCCACCAGCGTTCATGAGAAACTACCTCCACCGTTTCGACGTATTGGTTCTAAACACCGGCCACCACTGGAACAGAGGCAAGATCGAAGGAAACCACTGGGTGATGCACGTGAACGGAACACAAGTCGAAGGAGAGTTTCTCAAGGACATCAAAGACGCTAAAGATTTCACAATACGCAGCGTTGCGAAGTGGCTAGACGCACAGCTTCCGTTGCATCCGCGTTTGAAAGCTTTCTTTAGGACGATATCTCCGAGGCATTTTAGAAACGGAGATTGGAACACGGGTGGGAACTGTAACAACACGGTCCCTTTGTCTAGAGGAAGCGAGATCACAGGGGATGATTATGGATCGGTTGATACAGCGGTGGAGAGTTCTGTGAATGGGACAAGGATCAAGATTCTCGACGTAACTGCACTCTCTGAGCTGAGAGATGAAGCTCATATCTCAGGGTCTAAACTCAAACCAAGAAAACCGAAAAAGGTGAGTAACGTGACCTCCACTACTCCGATTGTCAACGATTGCTTGCATTGGTGCTTACCTGGGATCCCAGATACTTGGAATGAACTATTCATTGCTCAGATTTAA
- the LOC106347945 gene encoding protein trichome birefringence-like 14 isoform X1: protein MLGGKSYILRGSVSLALVILILFMITLLVSEDNPLHTSLFDVKRQFTASSSSSSVCNFAKGRWVKDRNRPLYSGFECKQWLSTMWSCRVMGRPDFSFEGYRWQPQGCNTPNFDRFTFFNRMQNKTIAFIGDSLGRQQFQSLMCMATGGEESPEVQNVGWEYGLVKPKGAIRPDGWAYRFPTTNTTILYYWSASLSDLVPMNNTDPPHLTAMHLDRPPAFMRNYLHRFDVLVLNTGHHWNRGKIEGNHWVMHVNGTQVEGEFLKDIKDAKDFTIRSVAKWLDAQLPLHPRLKAFFRTISPRHFRNGDWNTGGNCNNTVPLSRGSEITGDDYGSVDTAVESSVNGTRIKILDVTALSELRDEAHISGSKLKPRKPKKVSNVTSTTPIVNDCLHWCLPGIPDTWNELFIAQI, encoded by the exons ATGCTTGGTGGGAAAAGTTACATACTCAGAGGCAGTGTATCACTTGCCTTAGTCATCCTCATCCTTTTCATGATAACCCTCCTGGTCTCCGAGGATAACCCGCTTCACACTTCTCTCTTTGATGTGAAACGTCAAttcacagcttcttcttcttcttcttcag tttGTAACTTTGCAAAGGGGAGATGGGTTAAAGACAGGAACCGACCATTGTATTCTGGTTTTGAATGTAAACAGTGGTTGTCAACCATGTGGTCTTGTAGAGTAATGGGCAGACCAGATTTCTCATTTGAGGGTTACAGGTGGCAACCGCAAGGTTGCAACACGCCTAACTTTGATAGATTCACCTTCTTTAATAG gATGCAGAATAAGACGATAGCATTTATAGGAGACTCGTTGGGACGGCAACAGTTTCAGTCTCTCATGTGTATGGCCACGGGTGGTGAAGAGAGCCCAGAGGTTCAGAACGTGGGATGGGAGTACGGTTTGGTGAAACCCAAAGGAGCCATTCGTCCTGATGGTTGGGCTTATCGGTTCCCCACCACAAACACAACCATCTTATACTACTGGTCAGCTAGTTTATCTGATTTAGTACCCATGAACAACACTGATCCACCTCATCTCACTGCAATGCATCTTGACCGTCCACCAGCGTTCATGAGAAACTACCTCCACCGTTTCGACGTATTGGTTCTAAACACCGGCCACCACTGGAACAGAGGCAAGATCGAAGGAAACCACTGGGTGATGCACGTGAACGGAACACAAGTCGAAGGAGAGTTTCTCAAGGACATCAAAGACGCTAAAGATTTCACAATACGCAGCGTTGCGAAGTGGCTAGACGCACAGCTTCCGTTGCATCCGCGTTTGAAAGCTTTCTTTAGGACGATATCTCCGAGGCATTTTAGAAACGGAGATTGGAACACGGGTGGGAACTGTAACAACACGGTCCCTTTGTCTAGAGGAAGCGAGATCACAGGGGATGATTATGGATCGGTTGATACAGCGGTGGAGAGTTCTGTGAATGGGACAAGGATCAAGATTCTCGACGTAACTGCACTCTCTGAGCTGAGAGATGAAGCTCATATCTCAGGGTCTAAACTCAAACCAAGAAAACCGAAAAAGGTGAGTAACGTGACCTCCACTACTCCGATTGTCAACGATTGCTTGCATTGGTGCTTACCTGGGATCCCAGATACTTGGAATGAACTATTCATTGCTCAGATTTAA